ATTAGACCCGCGAATAGAGCTAGATCTCCTAAGCTGAAGCGGCCATGGATAACTTGGAAGATGACATAAACATAAGCGACGAATGCGCCAATGGCGCTGATTGCGGAAGTGCAAATCACAACCCACGCGCCCTTAGTGCGGACAGCGTGTTTGGCTTGGAATATTCTGTGGAAGTATGATTGCCAGCGCTTAAGCAATACGTCATGCAAACTATAGAGTCGAGCTTCTTTAGCATACGTCTCATTTAGAATCATTCTTTCAATCAGGTCCTTGCTTCTTGCATTGCTTACCTGAGATTGCTCTACTTCCCAGCTTTGGTCTTCGATACGCCATTGAAGAACTACTGCCGGCAAAACTGACAGAAATAGCAGAAGCGGCACCCACCAAGATATCCCGAAGGTGAGCATTAGCGCAGGAACGAAGGCGAACACACCCACCATCATGCGCCCTATGCCTGTAGCAAGTTGCCATAAATGCTCGGTGCCGCCTTCAGCGAGTTTGAGGGTGTTTAGGGCATTAGGATTCTCAAATAACGAAAGGTCGTCAAGGCCTGCAACCTTACTCAGCAATTGTCGACGACTCTCCCCGACAATTCGCTCGCGAAGACTGTCGATTGCAAGTCCACGCAGCGTTATAATCGCATCAAGAAGAGAAATAGCCACCGGGAAAGCTAGCATCGCACCTAGCAATAAGTGCATGCCAGCCAAATCGGCTATGGTTCTTATGTTGCTGCCGATCAGTCTCGCGGCCTCGTCAATTACGATCTTGCTGATATAGAGGTGTAATATTGGCCCTGCTCCATAAAGGAAGTTTAGTGGGAGGAG
This genomic window from Bacillota bacterium contains:
- a CDS encoding ABC transporter ATP-binding protein; protein product: MINALPKLVAVKRALLLIGQAAPKEVSILLPLNFLYGAGPILHLYISKIVIDEAARLIGSNIRTIADLAGMHLLLGAMLAFPVAISLLDAIITLRGLAIDSLRERIVGESRRQLLSKVAGLDDLSLFENPNALNTLKLAEGGTEHLWQLATGIGRMMVGVFAFVPALMLTFGISWWVPLLLFLSVLPAVVLQWRIEDQSWEVEQSQVSNARSKDLIERMILNETYAKEARLYSLHDVLLKRWQSYFHRIFQAKHAVRTKGAWVVICTSAISAIGAFVAYVYVIFQVIHGRFSLGDLALFAGL